In one Pseudarthrobacter oxydans genomic region, the following are encoded:
- a CDS encoding PadR family transcriptional regulator: MSIRHSLLALLEDQPRYGYQLRVEFENRTGATWPLNIGQVYTTLDRLERDALVARDGDDGNGHVVYSITAAGRTEIRNWFAAPVERNNPPRNELAIKLALAVTLPGVDVKAVIQSQRVSSMKSLQDYSKARRDMALNQRAGDTASLLVLDSLIFQAEAEVRWLDLCEARMIQQGQGK; the protein is encoded by the coding sequence ATGTCCATCCGCCACAGCCTCCTCGCCCTGTTGGAGGACCAGCCCCGCTACGGCTACCAGCTGCGGGTTGAATTCGAGAACCGCACCGGTGCCACCTGGCCTTTGAACATTGGGCAGGTGTACACCACGCTGGACCGGCTGGAACGCGATGCGCTGGTGGCCAGGGACGGCGACGACGGGAACGGCCACGTGGTGTACAGCATCACCGCAGCCGGCAGGACCGAAATCCGGAACTGGTTCGCGGCACCGGTGGAGCGGAACAACCCGCCCCGCAACGAACTGGCCATCAAGCTGGCGCTGGCCGTCACCCTGCCCGGCGTCGACGTCAAGGCCGTCATCCAGAGCCAGCGGGTGTCCTCCATGAAGTCGCTGCAGGACTATTCGAAGGCCCGCCGGGACATGGCGCTGAACCAGCGCGCCGGTGACACCGCGTCGCTGCTGGTCCTGGACTCACTCATCTTCCAGGCGGAGGCGGAAGTCCGGTGGCTGGACTTGTGCGAGGCCAGGATGATCCAGCAGGGACAGGGGAAATAG